The following is a genomic window from Desulfovibrio sp. JC010.
ATGGGACACCGAGGAGCACCGGAACCGCAAACGCAGTGCAGAGAATCACCCTCATGGAGCATCAAAACACTGCCCATGCCGTTGACAATGGTCCGCGCTTCATCGGCAATAAGGCTGAGCACTTTTCCATTCTTGCCTTCAGGACTTTCAAGAAGCACGTTTGCCACCCGGCGCAGACTTTCGCTTTCCATGAGCTGGCGTTTGGTCTGGCGCGCCGCAGCTGCACTTTCAATGGCAACGGCCACTGTATTCAATATACCGCCGATCAGTTCGGAAGTAGCCTCATCAAAAGAAAATCCGGGCTGGTCCGAAGAAACAAGGGCCACCCCGACCATACGTTCACTGTTGGTAATATGGAAAAGGGAAGCACTGCCGGAGCGCACAGCATCAGGCAGGATGTCCGCAAAAGAACGGCTGGCCTTGTTGGAAGAACAGAATCCGTAACTCTTGCCGTCCACACTGCTTAAAGCATTGCCGGAGGAGCAGAGCCGCAAGCCCTGCAAGGCACTCTGACACTCCTTGGAGCCATAACCGTGCCCGGCACAGGGCGCGAGTCCGCCAGTATCAGGATCGACCAGAAAAATAGTACAACACCCCTCACCCACGGTGCCAGCCAGTACCTCGGCAAGACGGGTCAAAACCTCATCCGGGTCAAGGGCACTGGTAACTGTCCGCGATGCTTCCAAAAGCAGCTTATTACGCACATGCTCGGCATTCAGCCGGGAAAGGAGCATTCCGGAATAGCGGTCCGTGGTCAGAGTCAGGACTTCAACATAGTACTCTTCAAGTTCTTTAAGAAATTCAAGGAAGTCAGTACGGTCACTATAATATTTCATCCCGGCGGCGATAAATGCCTGTTTGCCGAGCAGGGTTCCCTCGACTACATCGCGGATACCCACGCCGCGGTCCAGCTTGATCCCTGCGCAGCTCTTGAAATAATTCTCCAGCGGCACATAATCGCCACGGGTAAAGCATTCGAGATTCATGGTTACACCATAAGAGGCAATACCTTTACATTCCTCGAAATCCATACCCGCGTACCAGCGCGGCTGATTCTCCACCAGCAATTCCGCAAACCGGGCTGCCGCAGAATCAACATTTTTCAGTAAATACTCGCCGATCTCTTTTAATTTATCATTCTTCATATCTTTAATCCCGACCACACCGTTCACGAATCCGGCCTTGAAATTCAATTCTTGATTTATTTGTTAGCACAGTCAAATGATGTGGAAATCAGATAAATGGATGAACTCTTGATTTCCGGCTTTCTTTAAGTTTTACTGAGCCGCACAAACTTAAAGTTCTACTTCAAAAAAAGGAAATTTATCATGAAAAATAAAACAGTTCTGATTACCGGAGGAAACAAAGGGATCGGCCTTGAACTGACTGAAATGTTCATTGCCGACGGAGCCGACGTAATTGTTGCGGCACGTGATTTCGCAAATTTCAAATATAACGATCACCCGCAGGTACGCACAGAGAAATTCGACTTTTACAATGTAGCCGGAATCCCGGATTTCATCGCCACCCTGCCCGCAATTGATGTACTCATCAATAACGCCGGGGTCATGTTTGCTACCCCGTATGACGAATACACTGCTGAAGATGCAGACAGGGTACTCAAGATCAACATCGAAGCCCCGGTAGCCCTGATCACCGCTGTGTCTGTATCCATGAAAAAGCAGAACTACGGACGGATTGTTAACGTCTCCTCCGTTGCCGGTCAAATCGGGCATCCTGATGTCTGGTACGGGATCACCAAAGCCGGGGTCATCAACATGACCAAAAGCTTTGCCAAACTCCTCGGAGCGCACGGAATCGTAGTTAACGCAGTTGCTCCCGGGCCCATTGAAACCGACATGCTGCACACAATCCCTAAGGCCCGCCGGGACGCTATCAAAGCTGCAGTCTACACCGGACGCTTCGGCAAGCCCGAAGAAGTGGCCGCAGCCATGTACTGGCTGGCTACTGATTGCCCGGAATACATCAACGGCACCTGCATCGATATCAACAACGGATCATTTCCCAGATAAACTAAAATCCGGGGAGATTTTATAAATCTCCCCGGACCTGACAAATCTAACCTAATCCAATCTAAATCCGAACCTTCATAAGCACCACTTCCGGTCTGCTGTTGGTCCTGAGCGGAGGTCCCCAGAAACCGACTCCGCAACTGACAAAATAATGGGTGTCACCCTTTTGGTAGCTGCCGTATTCTTCTTCAAATATCCGCTTCACCACCAGATTAAACGGAAAAAGCTGACCGTTATGGGTATGCCCGGAAACCTGCAGGGCAACGCCGCTCTGCTGCGCCTCTTCAAGGTGGTGCGGGGTGTGATCCATAAGAATTATGGGCAGCTTGTTGTCCTTGGGAATTACATTCTGCAACACCGCCCTAATTAATCCGGGGCTGCGCATGTTTGCGAAATCATTGCGTCCCGCCAGCAGAAACTGACCGTCCACCACAATCGACCTGTCGCCCAGCACTTGAATACCCTGATTATTCAGCATACGCCGCGACCAGTCATTGCCCAGATAATATTCATGATTACCAAGCACGGCATATTTGCCCAGCGGTGCTTTGATACGGGCCAGCTCATCCACAGCTCCGCTTATCTCGCAATCATGGTCGTCCAGAATATCACCGACCATGAGTACAATATCCGGCTTCAACTCATTAACCATGTTGACCACCGCGCCCACACGGTCACGGGTCATCAGCTTTCCGGCATGCAGGTCGGAGAACATGACCACCCGATACTCTTTAGCATCCTTGCGTCCGTTGGAAAGATCAAAATCAACTTCTTTGACTATCGGCGAAGTAGCATTGATATACCCGCCTACGGTCATGGCAATAGATATCAGGCAAAGAGCCGCAAATATTTTAAGCCTCGGCACTCTGATGCCGTTGCCCAGAATCTTCATGCCCCAGCGAATCGGCTCAAAGCAGAGCCCCACCGGAACCATACAGGCGATAATCGCCGCCCAGCTATACCCCGCCCCCTGCATAAGAATCTTGAGCAGGTATGGCAGGTGATCAGGAAAAAAAATCGTGATGGGCATAACAATGGTCATCAGATCAGTAGCGATGAGCACACCGCGTTTGATTTTGGGATTATCAATCAGCAGCCTGCATATCCAAAGCCGGATGTACAGATAAAAAGCAATATAAGTTAGCGTAGCTCTTACATAAAATGACATAGTCCGCCTGATTTTTTTGTTTGTTTTCCAGTTTTATCTGATCTTATACTAAGGGCGGGCAGCTGTAAAAACATCAGACTTAAATCGTAAAAAAGGCTGCACCGGATCAGGTACAGCCTTTCAAAAATCAAAATGGCAGATAGTGCTCTATCAGCCAGTCTGGCTTATTTTACATCCAGCACGTCATTCATATCGTAAAGCTTACCGGGTTTCTGGTCAGCGATCCAACGTGCGGCGCGCAGTGCGCCCTGTGCAAAAGTCTCGCGGGAATGGGCGCGGTGGGTAACTTCAATGCGTTCACCGGGTCCGAGAAAATATGCGGTATGATCACCCACAACGTCACCGCCGCGAACTGCCAGCACACCGACTTCATCCTTGGTCCTTGCGCCGATGATACCGTCACGGGAATGCTTTTTCACTTCATCATAAACAAGACCGCGCGCTTCAGCCATGCACTGAGCCAGCTTAAGCGCGGTTCCGCTGGGGGAGTCCACTTTCTTATTGTGATGAATTTCAGTCATTTCCATATCATAAGCATCGCCGAGCATGCGTACCAGTTCAGGCAGAACCTTCAGCAGCACGTTCACCCCCACGCTCATATTAGGAGCGAGGAACACAGGAACTTTCTTGGCGAACTCTTCCACCTGCGCAATCTCTTCATTGGTCATGCCGGTGGTGCCGATAACAACCGGATTGCCGGTAACAGAAGCGGTCTGCAACAGACTCAAAGTAGCTGCCGGGGAAGTAAAATCAACCACAACCGCACCGGGAACCTTGGTCAGGACTTCCTGAGCATCAGTGCCGCAAACGCAGCCCAGTGCATCAAGGCCCTCTTCGCAGCCGGAACGTTCCATGACTGCTGCAAGTTTCAGATCATCGCTCTGCTGTACGCAGCGGACCAGTGTGTCGCCCATGCGACCCTTCGCGCCTATGATTACTACATCTGTCATATTTATCTCCATTAATATTTTTTGCCTCCGGCGGCTGGGGAAGGGGAACTTTTGGGAAAAGTTCCCCTTCCCCAGACCCCATCCCCTCAAAACTTTTTCATATGCTTCGCAAGCAATGCGCTATGACGACCTTCGAATAAAAAATCGGCGAAGCCTTAATAAAAGGTTTTGGGATTCTTAAACCCTTTTGCAAAAGGGTTTAAGCCGCCGGAGGCATTAAATTTGTGTTACTCAGCGTTTACTATTTCTATATATTCAGCTTCAGACAGAATCTCTACGCCCTTGGCTTTGGCGGATTCGATTTTCTTTGCTCCGACTTTGCTGCCGCAAACCAGAAAATCAGTTTTGCCGGAAACAGAAGTCTGAACCTTTGCGCCCAGCCGCCTTGCCATGGCCTGCATGTCTTCGCGGCTGCCCTGCTCCATCTTTCCGGTAAAGACGATCCCCTTTCCGGTGATGGGGCTTTCAAGGCTTTCCGTCTCGGCAACCAGCGGGGTACGGCGCAGATTGAAATCAAATTCCAGCATGTGCAGGATAGTTTCCTTGATGGCCGCAATGCCCTTGGTAACAGAATGACTGGTCAGATCGCCGAAACCGTGCAGCTCGATAAGCTGTTCCTGTTTGACATTGACCACGTCTTCCAGCTTGAAGTGCCCCAGCAGCTTGCGGCTGTCCGCTTTACCCAGATCAGGAATTCCGAATGCGGCCAGAAAACGCCAATCGTCTGTTTCCTTGGTCTTGCTGATATACAGAGCTTCCGCAAGGTTGGTGGACTGCACAGGACCGAAGCCCAGTTTCTGGAAATCGTCTTCCGCCATGGTGTAGACCGATTCAAGGGAATTATGCCCGGCTTTGACCAGCTTGGCGATGGTTTTCTTGCCGAACCAGTCAGCATTACCGAGGGTCTTGAACCAGTATTCCAAGCGCTGCTCCACACGTGCAGGGCAGCTGAAATCAGGGCATTTCAGAAAATCATTCTGCCAGAAAAGTTCCGCACCGCAGGAAGGACACTCAGCAGGCAGTTCCACATCCTGTGCGGGCTTGATCACTTCCTCAAGCTTGGGGATAACCTCACCGCTGCGGATGATGCGGATGGTGGCCCCGATGCCGATGGACTGGTCACGCAACATTCCGGCATTGTGCGCGGTAACATTGCGGATAGTCGCCCCGGAAACAGAGACAGGCTTGACCTCCATGACCGGAGTAACCGCGCCCATGCGGCCAA
Proteins encoded in this region:
- a CDS encoding GAF domain-containing sensor histidine kinase, producing MKNDKLKEIGEYLLKNVDSAAARFAELLVENQPRWYAGMDFEECKGIASYGVTMNLECFTRGDYVPLENYFKSCAGIKLDRGVGIRDVVEGTLLGKQAFIAAGMKYYSDRTDFLEFLKELEEYYVEVLTLTTDRYSGMLLSRLNAEHVRNKLLLEASRTVTSALDPDEVLTRLAEVLAGTVGEGCCTIFLVDPDTGGLAPCAGHGYGSKECQSALQGLRLCSSGNALSSVDGKSYGFCSSNKASRSFADILPDAVRSGSASLFHITNSERMVGVALVSSDQPGFSFDEATSELIGGILNTVAVAIESAAAARQTKRQLMESESLRRVANVLLESPEGKNGKVLSLIADEARTIVNGMGSVLMLHEGDSLHCVCGSGAPRCPIEFYPVDSSYYGGVFQEGKTTIVRDAQSEIPAAERSEEVRTLIIVPLLEGDKKLGLLMVSNKSGGFDHADKRIMEMFAAQAVLALRNSRMFEQSEKLVVQGERQRLARELHDSVTQALYAITFCSDAAMRSLESGKETAAADQLKALQGMAQQGMRDMRSLIFDLHPPELESEGLVGAIQARLNSVEVRSGLGADLFVDGDERRLPLRVEEEIFRIAIEALNNSTKHSKAESVTVQVDFGEGETLVRIIDDGQGFDPATLPTGGMGLRGIRERADKINAELDINSTPGKGTVLTVKVFDEEMGGGDE
- a CDS encoding SDR family NAD(P)-dependent oxidoreductase, which produces MKNKTVLITGGNKGIGLELTEMFIADGADVIVAARDFANFKYNDHPQVRTEKFDFYNVAGIPDFIATLPAIDVLINNAGVMFATPYDEYTAEDADRVLKINIEAPVALITAVSVSMKKQNYGRIVNVSSVAGQIGHPDVWYGITKAGVINMTKSFAKLLGAHGIVVNAVAPGPIETDMLHTIPKARRDAIKAAVYTGRFGKPEEVAAAMYWLATDCPEYINGTCIDINNGSFPR
- a CDS encoding metallophosphoesterase; amino-acid sequence: MSFYVRATLTYIAFYLYIRLWICRLLIDNPKIKRGVLIATDLMTIVMPITIFFPDHLPYLLKILMQGAGYSWAAIIACMVPVGLCFEPIRWGMKILGNGIRVPRLKIFAALCLISIAMTVGGYINATSPIVKEVDFDLSNGRKDAKEYRVVMFSDLHAGKLMTRDRVGAVVNMVNELKPDIVLMVGDILDDHDCEISGAVDELARIKAPLGKYAVLGNHEYYLGNDWSRRMLNNQGIQVLGDRSIVVDGQFLLAGRNDFANMRSPGLIRAVLQNVIPKDNKLPIILMDHTPHHLEEAQQSGVALQVSGHTHNGQLFPFNLVVKRIFEEEYGSYQKGDTHYFVSCGVGFWGPPLRTNSRPEVVLMKVRI
- the dapB gene encoding 4-hydroxy-tetrahydrodipicolinate reductase, whose amino-acid sequence is MTDVVIIGAKGRMGDTLVRCVQQSDDLKLAAVMERSGCEEGLDALGCVCGTDAQEVLTKVPGAVVVDFTSPAATLSLLQTASVTGNPVVIGTTGMTNEEIAQVEEFAKKVPVFLAPNMSVGVNVLLKVLPELVRMLGDAYDMEMTEIHHNKKVDSPSGTALKLAQCMAEARGLVYDEVKKHSRDGIIGARTKDEVGVLAVRGGDVVGDHTAYFLGPGERIEVTHRAHSRETFAQGALRAARWIADQKPGKLYDMNDVLDVK
- a CDS encoding BRCT domain-containing protein, which codes for MPTISDGRYDELTEQLRDLDPENPFLTNVEPENFSEKVEVRHPRPMLSTEKAYTTEELERFVFRVEKEAKAMGIKDVTYRITPKLDGLAARDDGKVFATRGNGEVGYEISSAFAKGVVAVGGRAQGVGEIVCSEEYFAEHLADSFEHPRNMVVGIITSDKVNEAAKQALQDEAVRFVPYSTLPKKVVDGEELVSRVWEITDELWEATDYPLDGMVAEVTDTALQDRLGATAHHYRWQIAIKKKGESAVTEVEGIRWQVGRMGAVTPVMEVKPVSVSGATIRNVTAHNAGMLRDQSIGIGATIRIIRSGEVIPKLEEVIKPAQDVELPAECPSCGAELFWQNDFLKCPDFSCPARVEQRLEYWFKTLGNADWFGKKTIAKLVKAGHNSLESVYTMAEDDFQKLGFGPVQSTNLAEALYISKTKETDDWRFLAAFGIPDLGKADSRKLLGHFKLEDVVNVKQEQLIELHGFGDLTSHSVTKGIAAIKETILHMLEFDFNLRRTPLVAETESLESPITGKGIVFTGKMEQGSREDMQAMARRLGAKVQTSVSGKTDFLVCGSKVGAKKIESAKAKGVEILSEAEYIEIVNAE